One genomic segment of Pyruvatibacter mobilis includes these proteins:
- the trmB gene encoding tRNA (guanosine(46)-N7)-methyltransferase TrmB, whose translation MTDKTKREGQPFERRPLIYGRAKGKALSRRQQQLFETLLPQVAFPLRTSASDPAIDPHTVFPGLEAIHLEVGFGGGEHLVARARANPRTGFIGCEPFMNGVAKVLAAIDEEDLPNIRVHHGDARDVLDSLTDASLDRAYVLYPDPWPKARHNKRRFIGPDTLASLARVIRPGGILEVASDIPDYIRWTLAETRRDGHFLWTANSKAEWETAPQDWPGTRYEAKAIREGRTPCYLEFIRAA comes from the coding sequence ATGACCGACAAGACCAAACGTGAGGGGCAGCCGTTTGAACGGCGGCCCCTCATTTATGGCCGGGCCAAGGGCAAGGCCCTGTCCCGGCGCCAGCAGCAGCTGTTCGAGACCTTGCTGCCGCAGGTGGCATTCCCCCTGCGCACCAGTGCGTCTGACCCGGCAATTGATCCGCACACGGTATTTCCTGGGCTGGAGGCGATCCATCTCGAGGTCGGTTTCGGCGGCGGCGAGCATCTTGTCGCGCGCGCCCGCGCCAATCCCCGCACAGGCTTCATCGGCTGCGAACCCTTCATGAACGGGGTGGCCAAGGTCCTCGCCGCCATCGACGAGGAAGACCTGCCGAATATCCGCGTCCATCACGGCGACGCCCGCGATGTGCTCGACAGCCTTACCGACGCCAGCCTCGACCGGGCCTATGTGCTCTACCCCGATCCCTGGCCTAAGGCGCGCCACAACAAGCGCCGCTTCATCGGCCCGGACACACTGGCCTCCCTGGCCCGCGTCATCCGCCCCGGCGGCATCTTGGAAGTCGCCAGCGACATCCCCGACTACATCCGCTGGACCCTGGCCGAAACCCGCCGGGATGGTCATTTTCTGTGGACGGCCAACAGCAAGGCCGAGTGGGAAACCGCGCCGCAGGACTGGCCCGGCACCCGCTACGAGGCCAAGGCCATCCGCGAAGGCCGCACCCCCTGCTATCTCGAATTCATCCGCGCCGCCTGA